In Rutidosis leptorrhynchoides isolate AG116_Rl617_1_P2 chromosome 2, CSIRO_AGI_Rlap_v1, whole genome shotgun sequence, one genomic interval encodes:
- the LOC139887994 gene encoding uncharacterized protein, which translates to MVGKSGEQLLIWDTTEFDATDVIRFDCVIGIRGSWKSNGVILNVLNVYGPHDDSKKQQLWDMLLKTVVNEEETWVVCGDFNEVRCESERFNCAFDGNRERRFNNFINSSGLIDINISGRLFTRISDDGAKFNFGPKPFKVFDTWFDDTEAFKIVEEAWNSTVYSGNRLDCKFAVKLKGVKAALKCWSKQKFGQINCEIELLKKEATDLELKAETAVLNESELCSWREKRKQWLEKEKKKASMCNIRGLFIDRVWNENPKDIKEEVFNHYKSIFDEPDSLRPSLEDLSYPSISASEVASLESPFSENEIFDVIKDCGSTKAPGPDGLNLQFYKLFWEITKGDLLSALNWFWENEDISRGCIASFLTLVPKKQVTLGLGDYRPISLIGSYYKIVAKILSNRLRKVLPNLIGPEQSVFLSGRYILDGILVANETVDFLKANRKQGIIFKVDFEKAFDSLNWCFLFVVMKSMGFENKWIKWIRACLKSASISILVNGSPTKEFSLGRGVRQGDPLSPFLFILAAEGLNILTKAATEKGLFRGVEIGNDKVLVSHLQFTDDTIFFGEWGRMNALNLRNLLKCFELSSGLKVNFQKSCLYGVGIEFDEVTRVANHIGYQAEKFPFVYLGLPIGNKMKKIEGLVSGFSLDDMQVAFSNSFIKQLGNGNNTSFWHEDWIRNDKLCILFPRLYRLESEIEATMQQRIQKNSDGFVCVWDWRRQPSGQTATEFVNLCDLISSASLFEDVKDNWSWAFSSNGLFTIKKLTSIIDEQSWGSTAQQPTLRNKLVPKKVEVFIWRVQNKRLPVKLELDKRGLDLHSVRCPNCDDDLESLEHAHVECKHVKEIWIRTLKWWDLSTTDTCPLI; encoded by the exons ATGGTGGGCAAATCGGGTGAGCAATTGTTAATTTGGGACACAACTGAATTTGATGCTACTGATGTTATTAGATTTGATTGTGTGATAGGTATTCGTGGGTCTTGGAAGAGTAACGGGGTTATCTTAAATGTGCTTAATGTGTATGGCCCCCACGATGACTCCAAGAAACAGCAACTATGGGATATGCTACTAAAAACTGTCGTGAATGAAGAAGAAACCTGGGTAGTGTGCGGGGACTTTAACGAGGTTAGATGTGAATCGGAAAGATTTAACTGTGCTTTTGATGGTAATAGAGAAAGGAGATTTAATAACTTCATAAACTCGAGTGGGTTGATTGATATTAATATCAGTGGTCGATTATTTACCCGTATTAGTGACGACGGGGCGAAATTCA ATTTTGGTCCGAAACCTTTTAAGGTTTTTGACACCTGGTTTGATGATACCGAGGCGTTCAAGATAGTAGAGGAAGCTTGGAACTCTACTGTTTATTCAGGAAACAGACTTGATTGTAAATTCGCGGTGAAACTGAAAGGTGTGAAAGCTGCATTAAAATGCTGGAGCAAACAGAAATTTGGCCAAATCAACTGTGAAATCGAGCTGCTGAAAAAAGAAGCTACTGACCTAGAACTTAAAGCTGAAACGGCTGTTCTAAACGAGTCAGAATTATGCTCTTGGAGAGAAAAAAGAAAACAATGGCTCGAGAAAGAGAAGAAAAAAGCAAGTATG TGCAATATTCGAGGTCTATTCATCGACAGGGTTTGGAATGAAAATCCTAAGGATATCAAGGAAGAAGTTTTCAACCACTATAAGTCTATTTTCGATGAACCGGATTCCTTGAGGCCATCCTTAGAAGACTTAAGTTACCCTTCAATTTCGGCTTCTGAAGTAGCTTCTCTTGAATCTCCCTTTTCTGAAAATGAAATCTTCGATGTAATAAAGGATTGTGGCAGTACGAAGGCACCGGGCCCCGATGGTTTAAACTTACAATTTTATAAATTGTTTTGGGAAATAACCAAAGGTGACCTCCTTAGTGCTTTAAATTGGTTTTGGGAAAACGAGGATATCTCGAGAGGTTGCATTGCGTCCTTCCTCACTCTCGTTCCAAAAAAGCAGGTGACTCTAGGATTGGGTGACTACCGACCTATTAGTCTAATAGGTAGCTATTATAAAATCGTGGCAAAGATACTATCAAATAGACTTAGGAAGGTACTACCCAATCTCATTGGCCCTGAACAGAGTGTGTTCTTAAGTGGTAGATACATCTTAGATGGCATTCTTGTTGCGAATGAAACGGTTGATTTTCTTAAAGCAAACCGTAAGCAAGGTATTATTTTCAAAGTGGATTTCGAGAAAGCTTTTGATAGTCTCAATTGGTGCTTTCTTTTCGTGGTCATGAAAAGTATGGGGTTCGAGAACAAATGGATAAAATGGATCAGGGCTTGCCTTAAATCGGCTTCCATTTCCATCTTGGTCAACGGCTCTCCCACCAAGGAATTCTCTCTTGGAAGGGGAGTTAGACAAGGCGATCCCCTTTCGCCTTTTCTATTTATCTTGGCGGCAGAAGGTCTTAACATCTTAACAAAGGCGGCAACTGAGAAAGGTTTGTTCAGAGGGGTAGAAATCGGGAACGATAAGGTACTCGTCTCACATCTCCAGTTTACAGATGATACGATTTTCTTTGGCGAATGGGGTAGGATGAATGCTTTAAACTTAAGAAACCTTCTAAAATGTTTCGAGCTTTCTTCCGGGTTAAAAGTTAATTTCCAGAAAAGTTGTCTTTATGGTGTCGGGATTGAGTTTGATGAAGTCACTCGTGTTGCTAATCATATTGGGTACCAAGCAGAAAAATTTCCCTTTGTATATCTAGGGTTGCCAATTGGGAacaagatgaaaaaaattgaaggatTGGTATCCG GTTTCTCCTTGGATGACATGCAAGTGGCGTTTAGCAACTCGTTCATTAAGCAACTTGGCAATGGGAATAACACATCTTTTTGGCACGAGGATTGGATCAGGAACGATAAGCTATGCATCCTTTTCCCTAGGCTTTACAGACTAGAATCTGAGATTGAAGCAACTATGCAGCAGCGTATCCAGAAAAATTCAGATGGTTTCGTGTGTGTGTGGGATTGGCGAAGACAACCCTCGGGTCAAACGGCAACAGAATTCGTGAATCTTTGTGATCTTATCTCTTCAGCAAGCCTATTCGAAGATGTTAAAGACAATTGGTCGTGGGCCTTTTCGAGTAACGGGCTTTTCACTATCAAAAAGTTAACTTCCATTATCGATGAACAATCCTGGGGATCGACTGCTCAGCAACCTACCTTGCGAAATAAATTAGTCCCGAAGAAGGTCGAGGTGTTTATTTGGAGAGTACAAAACAAAAGATTACCGGTGAAATTAGAATTGGATAAACGCGGTTTGGACTTACATAGCGTGAGATGCCCCAATTGTGACGACGATCTCGAATCTCTTGAGCATGCCCACGTCGAATGCAAGCATGTTAAGGAGATTTGGATCCGAACTCTCAAATGGTGGGATCTTTCGACTACTGATACTTGTCCGCTTATTTGA